In the Sandaracinus amylolyticus genome, CTGCTTCCGCGTGCGCTGCACGTCGGGGAGATCGTCGAAGCCCTCGCGATCGGCCTCCTGCGCGAGGAGCTCGAAGCGGACCATCTGGTCGATGAGCTCGCGGCGGCGCTCGGGGCTGTTGTAGCGAGCGCGGAGGAACGGGCCCTTCGACGCGATCTCGTCGGCGAACTCGCCGACCGTGATGGTGCGGTCGCCGATCTTCGCGAGGGTCTCCGCGGCTTGGGCCTCGGTCAGGCCGTGGCGGAGCGTGGGCTCCGCGGAGGTGCCTGTCTGCGTGGTGGTCGCCGGCGTGTCGCCGTCGTCGCCGCAGGCGAGCGCGATGGAGCCGAGGGCCGAGAGGGCGAGGAGGATGAGAAGGCGCCGATGCATGGGCGAAGCGTGGGGACGGGTACCACGGGGGCCCGGTCGAAGCCAGAGCCGACGGTGCGCGGGCGAGAGAGAGCCGGCGACGTGCCCCGCCGAGCCGGATGCCGCGCTCCCGGGGCCTCCGGCGCGCTCCGGAGGCGTGCGACGCGCTCCGCCCGGCCGGATGTGGCGCTCCAGGGGGCTTCCGACGCGCCTCGGGAGCTTCCGACGCGCTCCCGAGGCTTCCGACGCGCCCCGGCAGCTTCCGACGCGCGTGAGAGCGCCGCTCGGACGGCGTCGGAAGCCTTGCGGGCGCGTCGGAAGCCTCAGCGACGCTTCTTCTTCCGCTCGAGCAGGCTCTCGGCGAGCGAGGACGGGGGCGCGGGCGCCCGGGGGGCCTCGGGGGGCGTCGCGGTGGGCTCCGAGCGCGGGGGCGCGACGACCGGCGGCGCGATGGGCGCGTCCGCCGACTGCTGGGCGCGCGCGATCTCGGGGGCGACCTCTTGGTGCGCGCGCTGCTTCGCGCTGCGCAGTGCCTCGAGCGTGGCGAGTGGGGTGGGGGCGGGCGGACGACGCGCCGGGGCACGGAGACGCGCCGGCACCAGGCGCTCGAGCCACTCGCGCGGCAGCACGAGCCGGCGCAGCGCGACCGAGATCAACATCAGCCACATCGCGGCGAGCAAGAGCTCCTGCCACAGCGGCGCGTACGCCCACGCGGGCTCGGGGCGATCGACGAAGACGCGATCGAGATCCGCGAGGACCTGACCGCCGGTGAGCGCCGCGATCTGGGCGAGCCGCGCGCGATCGGTGCCCTCGCCCCGCAGCTCGTCGCCGCGCGCCCGCACCAGGCCCGCGGTGCCGACGAGGCCACCGCGGCCTTCGTCGTCGGCGACCTCGCGCACCGTGACGAGGTACGAGCCCGGCGCGCTGGCATCGAAGCGCGACTCGTAGCGACCGGGGCCGGTCTGCGCGAGCGGGACCTCGATCGATCGCCCGCCCGGCGCGGCGACCGTCGCGACGAGCTCGAGGTAGTTGCGGTAGCGCCCGTCCTCGTCGATCGCCTCGACGCGGATCTCGCCCTCGCTGCCGCGCATCGCGAGGTGCACGCCGGCGTCGCGTCGCTCCGGCGAGCGCGCGAGGGTGCGCGCGAGCTGACCGAACATCCGCGCGTAGCCGGGCCACGAGAGCCAGCTGCGCGCGAAGCGCGCGCCGGCGTCGGTCGCGAACACCGCGCCGCGCCCCACGCCGGCTTGCCACTCGAGCAGCAGCGGGTCCTCGCCGCGCGCGATCGCGAGCGTGCTCGCGCGCGGTCGGGCGTTGACGACGACGAAGCCGTCGAGCGCGGGAGCGGACGCGAAGTCGACGCCCTCGGTGGCCTGCGAGGGAGAGCCCGCGGTGGGTCGGAACGCCTCCTCGACCACCGCCGAGCGGCTCGCCGCGATCGTCTCCTGGGTGAAGATGCGCGGGAGCTCGGTCATGTCGTCGACGATGTAGAAGCGACCGTTGCCGAGCCGCGAGAGCACCTCGAGCTCGGGCGAGTCGGGGCCCGCGCCCATCGAGACGATCGAGGTCGTGATCCCGGCGCGCGCGGCCTCGGTCACCAGCGTGCGGGCGCGGTTCATCTCCTCGGAGTCCGAGCCGTCGCTGAAGAGCAGGAGATGCTTGAGCTGCGTCTGCTGCTCGCGCAGCAGCGAGAAGCTCGCGTCGAGGGTGACGTCGACGTAGATGCCGCCGCCGCCCGGCTGCGCGGCGCGGATCGGGCCCGCGAGCATCGCGGGGTTGGTCACCGAGGTCATCGGGAGCGTCCACGTGACCTCGGTGTCGACGTGCGCGACCGCGACGCGATCCATCGGCGAGAGCAGCTCGGCGGAGCGCGCGGCGGCCTCGTTCGCGAGGTCGAGCTTCATCACGCCGGGCGCGACCTCGACCGTCATCGAGCCGCTCTTGTCGATCGCGATCACCATCGCGAGCGACGCGCGGTCGCGGCGGCGGCGCAGATCGAAGGTCGCGGGGAGCACCTCTTCGATCGGCGTGTACGCGTAGCCGCCGAGGCCGAACGCGTCGCGCACGCCGGTCATCAGGAGGCCGCCGCCCATGTCGCGCACGTACGCGCGCACGGCCTGCATCTGGTCCTGGGTGAAGGCGCGCGCGTTGAGATCGGAGAGGACGAGGAGATCGAACGACGCGAGCTCGCCGAGATCGACCGGCACGCCCTCGCGGCCTCGCACCTCGACGTCGAGGCCGGCGCGGCGGATCGCCTCCGCGAGCGCCCCCGCTTCCTCGGGGCGATCGGAGAGCACGAGGGCGCGCGATGCCCCGGAGACGCGGAGGAACGCGCCGCCCTCGTTGTTCTCGGGCGCGCCGTCGGTGCTCGCCTCGACGGGCTCGATCAGCACGTCGTAGCGGTGCACGCCGGGATCGCTCGCGACGTCGCGCATCGTCAGCACGTCGCCGCCCGCGCGCACGTGGGTGGTGCCCTCGGCGATCGGCGCGCCGTCGCGCGAGACGCGCACCCGCACCTCGGCGTCGTGGGTCGCGCGGGTGACGATGCGCAGCTCGATCGGCTGACCGGGATCGGCGGCGCGCGGCATCTGCACGCGCTCGACCGCGATCTCGGGGCGCGGTGCGCGCTCGATCGGGAGCACGTCGATCGCGACGCCGCGTCCGGCGGCGATCTGTGCGGCGGCGAGCGCGTCGCCCTGGGTCTCGACTCCGTCGCTGACGAGCACGACGCGGCCTGCGTGCTCGGCGGGGAGATCGGCGAGGGCGCGACGGATCGCGGCGCCGAGATCGGTGGCGTCGCGAGGGATCGGCGCGGTGGAGCGCGCGAGGGGAGGGCGCGGCGAAGGGACGACCTCGGTCGCGGCCTCGGCGCCGAACACGACGACGCCCGCGAGATCGTCGGCGCGCATCGACTCGGTCGCGCGCCGCGCGCGCTCGAACGCCTCGGCGGCGCCCTCGTCGCCGGGACGATCGACGCTGCGCGAGCGATCGATCGCGAACACGACGGCGACCCGATCGAGGCGCGAGCCGAGCTCGAGCCGCGCGAGCGCGAGCGCGGCACAGAGCGCGGCGAGCACGAGCGCGATCTGGATCGCGCGACGTCGTGGTCCGGCGTGCGACGAGGGCAGGGTGCGCAC is a window encoding:
- a CDS encoding VWA domain-containing protein, with product MSLRLAAPLLLALGVPLVLLVAWRVRTLPSSHAGPRRRAIQIALVLAALCAALALARLELGSRLDRVAVVFAIDRSRSVDRPGDEGAAEAFERARRATESMRADDLAGVVVFGAEAATEVVPSPRPPLARSTAPIPRDATDLGAAIRRALADLPAEHAGRVVLVSDGVETQGDALAAAQIAAGRGVAIDVLPIERAPRPEIAVERVQMPRAADPGQPIELRIVTRATHDAEVRVRVSRDGAPIAEGTTHVRAGGDVLTMRDVASDPGVHRYDVLIEPVEASTDGAPENNEGGAFLRVSGASRALVLSDRPEEAGALAEAIRRAGLDVEVRGREGVPVDLGELASFDLLVLSDLNARAFTQDQMQAVRAYVRDMGGGLLMTGVRDAFGLGGYAYTPIEEVLPATFDLRRRRDRASLAMVIAIDKSGSMTVEVAPGVMKLDLANEAAARSAELLSPMDRVAVAHVDTEVTWTLPMTSVTNPAMLAGPIRAAQPGGGGIYVDVTLDASFSLLREQQTQLKHLLLFSDGSDSEEMNRARTLVTEAARAGITTSIVSMGAGPDSPELEVLSRLGNGRFYIVDDMTELPRIFTQETIAASRSAVVEEAFRPTAGSPSQATEGVDFASAPALDGFVVVNARPRASTLAIARGEDPLLLEWQAGVGRGAVFATDAGARFARSWLSWPGYARMFGQLARTLARSPERRDAGVHLAMRGSEGEIRVEAIDEDGRYRNYLELVATVAAPGGRSIEVPLAQTGPGRYESRFDASAPGSYLVTVREVADDEGRGGLVGTAGLVRARGDELRGEGTDRARLAQIAALTGGQVLADLDRVFVDRPEPAWAYAPLWQELLLAAMWLMLISVALRRLVLPREWLERLVPARLRAPARRPPAPTPLATLEALRSAKQRAHQEVAPEIARAQQSADAPIAPPVVAPPRSEPTATPPEAPRAPAPPSSLAESLLERKKKRR